A genomic region of Colletotrichum destructivum chromosome 1, complete sequence contains the following coding sequences:
- a CDS encoding Putative membrane-associated, eicosanoid/glutathione metabolism (MAPEG) protein produces the protein MSTQPIGLTTVPKLLPVTGTFALPFAVYYAFLSLRVVGERLKDKHYLGQDSSKPGADSKKSPGANKLYLASRSHANFAENVPWAFVLASLVELNGGSRKALGWLLGSFLVLRVVHAELGIMQVQGTGNGRPIGYFGSIGVVGTLAAYGAYLVKGYWGY, from the exons ATGAGCACCCAACCAATTGGCCTGACTACGGTCCCGAAGCTGCTGC CTGTAACGGGCACTTTCGCGCTCCCATTCGCAGTGTACTACGCATTCCTCAGCCTGCGAGTGGTCGGCGAACGGCTCAAAGACAAACACTACCTCGGTCAAGACTCCTCCAAGCCCGGGGCGGACTCGAAGAAATCACCCGGTGCCAACAAGCTCTACCTCGCCTCGCGGTCGCATGCCAACTTTGCCGAGAACGTGCCGTGGGCGTTTGTCCTTGCGTCGCTGGTCGAGCTGAACGGGGGCAGCCGCAAGGCCCTAGGCTGGCTCCTCGGGAGTTTCCTGGTTCTTCGTGTGGTCCACGCGGAGTTGGGTATCATGCAGGTCCAGGGAACCGGCAACGGTCGACCCATTGGCTATTTCGGCAGCATCGGTGTGGTTGGCACACTTGCGGCCTATGGAGCATACCTTGTCAAGGGTTATTGGGGTTACTGA
- a CDS encoding Putative GNAT domain, acyl-CoA N-acyltransferase produces the protein MPIEIRKALDRDLRRCAEIGHQAFANNPFFKVKFPGYVPKDGFLGLRTDDLSRQLREDPTARMFVAVDTERRGDSAIVGFAKWNVYPSGMPYAKSKPSSWGAAANVDVCKAVFGGVEEMRNRLMGGKPCIYLHILVTDPMYQQRGVGQHLMAFGIQESLRLDIPIYLESTEAGHSLYSNIGFDDVEVHRADIAKSGQSRPHLIWAMIREPYCWFP, from the exons ATGCCCATCGAAATACGGAAGGCTTTGGACCGCGACCTCAGGCGCTGTGCCGAGATAGGGCACCAGGCGTTCGCCAACAACCCATTCTTCAAGGTCAAGTTTCCCGGCTACGTGCCGAAAGATGGATTCCTTGGCCTCCGGACGGACGACCTGTCGAGGCAGCTCCGCGAGGACCCAACCGCTCGTATGTTCGTAGCGGTGGACACCGAGCGGCGAGGCGACAGCGCGATCGTGGGGTTCGCCAAGTGGAATGTCTACCCGAGTGGCATGCCCTACGCCAAGTCCAAACCGTCCTCGTGGGGCGCCGCAGCCAACGTCGACGTGTGTAAAGCAGTCTTTGGCGGGGTTGAAGAGATGCGAAATCGTTTGATGGGAGGCAAGCCATGTATCT ACTTGCATATCCTAGTCACGGACCCGATGTATCAACAGCGTGGTGTCGGACAGCACCTGATGGCTTTCGGCATTCAAGAATCTCTCCGTCTGGATATCCCGATCTATCTCGAGTCTACGGAAGCGGGTCACTCGTTGTATTCGAACATCGGGttcgatgatgtcgaggtcCATCGCGCTGATATAGCCAAGTCTGGACAGTCGCGGCCTCACTTGATCTGGGCTATGATTCGGGAGCCCTATTGTTGGTTCCCATGA
- a CDS encoding Putative NmrA-like domain, NAD(P)-binding domain superfamily, with protein sequence MSAIKKVTVVGGSGNLGPRIIRGLLTGLFEVTALSRKESSATFPSEVTVKKIDINSLEEVTAALRGQDAVVSIVGTAGFASQKTLADAALAAGVKRFIPSEFGINTREARGTKIGGILTPKIQTVDYLTELSEKNSSFTWTGIAVGPFFDWDFSGGLLGFDVKNKTVNIFDSGNEPVSPSTLGFIGESVAGVLKNLEATANKYIQVASFTTTQRELLKVVEEQTGSTFTVNNVKTSDLEKTADEKLAKGDYSAFIQLLQQHIFGDGNGKATKDNAAVKLLGLQESDVKAETKKALAAWK encoded by the exons ATGTCTGCGATTAAGAAGGTCACCGTTGTCGGA GGTTCTGGAAACCTTGGCCCCAGAATCATTCGCGGTCTTTTGACGGGCCTTTTCGAAGTCACGGCGCTCTCTAGAAAGGAGTCTTCCGCAACATTCCCTTCTGAAGTGACTGTCAAGAAGATCGACATCAACTCGCTCGAGGAGGTGACCGCTGCCCTCCGGGGCCAGGACGCCGTTGTCTCCATCGTTGGAACAGCCGGCTTTGCCAGCCAGAAGACCCTCGCTGACGCTGCtcttgccgccggcgtcaagcGTTTCATTCCCTCCGAGTTTGGCATCAACACCCGGGAGGCCCGCGGCACCAAGATCGGCGGCATCTTGACCCCCAAGATCCAGACCGTTGATTACCTGACCGAGCTTTCCGAGAAGAACAGCTCATTCACCTGGACCGGCATTGCTGTCGGGCCGTTCTTTGACTGG GACTTCAGCGGCGGTCTTCTGGGCTTTGACGTTAAGAACAAGACTGTCAACATTTTCGACTCGGGCAACGAGCCTGTGTCTCCGTCCACCCTCGGCTTCATCGGAGAATCTGTCGCCGGCGTGCTGAAGAACCTCGAGGCGACCGCCAACAAGTACATCCAGGTCGCATCCTTCACAACAACCCAGCGCGAGCTGCTCAAGGTGGTCGAGGAGCAGACCGGCTCCACCTTCACCGTCAACAACGTCAAGACTTCGGACCTGGAGAAGACCGCCGATGAGAAACTGGCCAAGGGCGACTACAGCGCTTTCATCCAGTTGCTCCAGCAGCACAtcttcggcgacggcaacggaAAGGCCACGAAGGACAATGCTGCGGTGAAGCTcttgggcctgcaggagagcGATGTCAAGGCGGAGACAAAGAAGGCTCTGGCTGCGTGGAAGTAG